One stretch of Ornithinimicrobium ciconiae DNA includes these proteins:
- a CDS encoding SAF domain-containing protein, with translation MIRSTRGTSPNAARPRKAPGPQARGNRGRLGPVRAGRGPESRALRRAGDRRATWRRGTLRRALAAALAAAAVYAGTAVVAPAPPDPGPVVLVAGADLPVGAELTDGSTRAVHVPAELVPQGALTDRAVVRDRITTAPVRAGEILTDLRVSPDAVLQGLDPGLVLAHLPLADVALAGSLHPGVRVDVLGTVDGSVLAKDVLLAQRVSGQEGHGVLDQTAGADAPSFLVAVTPEQASRLAAATGAGLPGHGLTVVIRG, from the coding sequence GTGATCAGGTCCACACGGGGCACCTCACCCAACGCCGCACGGCCACGCAAAGCGCCCGGCCCGCAGGCACGGGGCAACCGTGGGCGCCTCGGCCCTGTCCGCGCCGGGCGAGGTCCCGAGAGTCGAGCACTGCGCCGCGCCGGTGATCGGCGCGCAACCTGGCGTCGGGGGACGCTGCGCAGAGCACTCGCCGCCGCGCTGGCCGCCGCTGCGGTGTATGCCGGCACGGCCGTCGTCGCTCCCGCGCCCCCAGACCCCGGGCCCGTGGTACTTGTCGCGGGAGCCGACCTTCCCGTGGGTGCTGAGCTCACAGACGGGTCGACACGCGCCGTTCATGTGCCAGCGGAACTGGTCCCTCAAGGCGCCCTGACCGACCGGGCCGTGGTGCGCGACCGCATCACCACCGCTCCGGTGCGAGCCGGCGAGATTCTCACCGACCTGCGCGTCTCTCCCGATGCGGTGCTGCAGGGGCTCGACCCGGGTCTGGTGCTGGCACACCTGCCGCTGGCCGACGTCGCACTCGCAGGTTCTCTGCACCCTGGCGTTCGCGTCGACGTGCTGGGGACCGTCGACGGCTCCGTCCTGGCCAAGGACGTCCTCCTGGCGCAACGGGTGAGTGGTCAGGAGGGGCACGGGGTGCTGGACCAGACCGCCGGTGCGGACGCACCGAGCTTCCTGGTCGCGGTGACCCCGGAGCAGGCCAGTCGCCTGGCTGCAGCCACCGGTGCGGGCCTGCCTGGCCATGGCCTGACCGTGGTCATCCGCGGATAG
- the mscL gene encoding large conductance mechanosensitive channel protein MscL, producing MIQGFKDFIMRGNIVDLAVAVVIGTAFAAVVETVVGSLITPLLNAMGGAEAKGLGFEVISGNPSTYMDFAAIINALIVFLLTALVVYFVIVVPMNKVNTRMGFGKEEDEAPAEDVALLTEIRDLLARGNR from the coding sequence ATGATTCAGGGATTTAAAGACTTCATCATGCGGGGCAACATTGTCGACCTCGCCGTGGCCGTGGTCATCGGCACTGCGTTCGCCGCGGTCGTGGAGACCGTCGTCGGCAGCCTCATCACGCCGCTGCTGAACGCCATGGGCGGGGCCGAGGCCAAGGGCCTGGGCTTCGAGGTCATCTCGGGCAACCCCAGCACCTACATGGACTTCGCGGCGATCATCAACGCCCTGATCGTCTTCCTGCTGACCGCCCTGGTGGTCTACTTCGTGATCGTTGTGCCGATGAACAAGGTCAACACGCGCATGGGCTTCGGCAAGGAGGAGGACGAGGCTCCGGCCGAGGACGTTGCTCTGCTCACCGAGATCCGCGACCTGCTGGCCCGCGGCAACCGCTGA
- a CDS encoding DUF4011 domain-containing protein produces MSHDADAPANRVDAASLDVVTPAVDRWRAELSEVGGRNTLMWHRDLPTGTIDLTVAHPGGVAKLLAGHNTLLSELVRESVALAEARRRVTAIRAKSLELQREYGMSTLFLGVGMASWRLPRAPIPPRAPVLLRGARIRPTDASRRDYVLRLDSDVLFNPALEHYLRGEVGIELDGHDLARTSVGRQGFDPRPTYDRLEDLCSHIEGFGIGPQLVLSTYPLAKLPLVAELAGPVEHLVDRPLVVSLATGVQDVESAQAADEAVPGDRSVTVLEADASQRQVLRLLDRGRSLVLDAAPGTGRTQTIVNAVAQAAGEGRSSLVVAERRRALDEVQERLRDIGLGDLLLDVRETPAAARRVAAELIEALDRHQGSATAEADQGLPVAAPEPAEGATDPLAVLRAHEKHLHGPHEPWEVTLAQTQDVLTRLAGLSHPPTSHVRLEPEVLATLTPETMGQVRDALVRAVAAGAWKGRAEDPWFGSQITTAQDAERAAEVVADLVSGTLTQARERVVALATSVGLPAPLNVQQWSRTFDLLRRVRDTLDVFTAEVYEAPLGELVQATTKHPKGSPDKLSAMTRSRLRRQARSLLRPGAPPPDLGDRLTHARDERSEWESLAGRAARPAAPRGWEDAAEEYAGIHRDLTWLGEVLRTTPQGQDLETTHLDLLLERLIRLDAQSDRLPVVAEVHGDLQPLRDRGLGRLVDDLAHRRVAEQHVEAEADLVFWASVHDQIATREGMATSADLRAALAELDSQEQARTRSARDTVLTVTRQRLDAALAAHPAQEQALRDLVDAGPPLRMIDLLAAAPDLVRSLRPCWVASPLTVPATIPVDIVFDLLVIDEAQRIPVAHAVPSLARADVVLLVGDSDGLTGLPFVGVVDEHAAPVGAVSESVFAASSKVLPVRHLDNHYRSMDQRMLPRRTVHTPHGFPGVLLSSGISVVEAPGTEARVAAVVDLIVDHARRGPSLSLGVVVADDDMVIEVEQVLRARIAEESDLIGSFREDVAEPFLLSTPHRAAGDVRDRMILVLGGEDDLSDAAAIAVLSSARRSVVIVQGDPPAGSQDAGVLQEAVLAAAAPPDQATEGTGESALLTDLATRLAAEDLTVRIGYGSGPHRIELVVDDPDMPGRPLLAVDTDARPDPHGPDADRIRTRSVHLRALGWTPVRVWTTDVFRDPAQEVARIVAAARKASAERHR; encoded by the coding sequence GTGAGTCACGACGCCGACGCCCCAGCCAACCGCGTCGACGCCGCATCTCTGGACGTGGTCACCCCCGCAGTCGACCGATGGCGCGCAGAGCTGTCCGAGGTGGGCGGGCGCAACACCTTGATGTGGCACCGCGACCTGCCCACCGGCACCATCGACCTGACAGTGGCCCATCCTGGTGGTGTCGCCAAGCTCCTCGCCGGCCACAACACGCTGCTCTCGGAACTGGTCCGCGAGTCCGTGGCTCTGGCGGAGGCGCGGCGCAGGGTGACGGCAATTCGGGCCAAGTCCCTTGAGCTACAGCGTGAATACGGGATGAGCACGCTGTTCCTGGGGGTGGGCATGGCCTCCTGGCGCCTCCCGCGGGCACCGATCCCTCCCCGTGCGCCAGTCCTGCTGCGTGGTGCACGGATTCGGCCGACGGACGCCTCCCGGCGGGACTACGTCCTCCGCCTCGACTCCGACGTCCTGTTCAATCCTGCCCTCGAGCACTATCTGCGCGGTGAGGTCGGCATCGAGCTCGACGGGCACGACCTTGCCCGGACCAGCGTTGGCCGACAGGGGTTTGACCCGCGACCCACCTATGACCGGCTCGAAGACCTGTGCTCACATATCGAAGGCTTTGGGATCGGCCCGCAGTTGGTGCTCAGCACCTACCCGCTGGCCAAGCTGCCGCTGGTGGCAGAGCTGGCGGGGCCGGTCGAGCATCTGGTCGATCGACCGCTCGTGGTGTCCCTGGCCACGGGGGTGCAGGACGTTGAGAGTGCTCAGGCTGCCGATGAGGCGGTGCCCGGCGACCGCTCCGTGACGGTGCTGGAGGCGGACGCCAGCCAGCGCCAGGTGCTGCGGCTGCTCGACCGCGGCAGGTCGTTGGTGCTCGACGCCGCACCGGGCACCGGTCGCACCCAGACGATCGTCAACGCGGTGGCGCAAGCGGCAGGCGAGGGTCGGTCCTCCCTGGTCGTGGCCGAACGTCGCAGGGCACTGGACGAGGTGCAGGAGCGGCTGCGTGACATCGGACTCGGTGATCTCCTCCTGGACGTGCGAGAGACTCCGGCGGCTGCCCGACGGGTCGCCGCTGAACTGATCGAGGCGCTTGACCGTCACCAGGGCAGCGCAACCGCCGAGGCCGACCAGGGCCTCCCTGTGGCGGCTCCCGAGCCTGCCGAGGGGGCCACCGATCCTCTCGCTGTCCTGCGCGCTCACGAGAAGCACCTGCACGGTCCGCACGAGCCCTGGGAAGTCACCCTCGCGCAGACCCAGGACGTGCTGACCCGGCTCGCGGGGTTGTCCCACCCGCCGACCTCGCACGTGCGGCTGGAGCCGGAGGTGCTCGCCACCCTGACGCCCGAGACGATGGGACAGGTCCGCGACGCCTTGGTCCGTGCGGTGGCAGCCGGTGCCTGGAAGGGGCGTGCGGAGGACCCATGGTTCGGCTCACAGATCACGACCGCGCAGGATGCTGAGCGAGCAGCCGAGGTCGTGGCGGACCTGGTCAGCGGCACGTTGACGCAGGCCCGCGAGCGGGTCGTGGCACTGGCCACCTCGGTCGGGCTGCCTGCCCCGCTCAACGTGCAGCAGTGGTCGCGCACCTTTGACCTGCTACGGCGGGTCCGGGACACCCTTGACGTGTTCACCGCGGAGGTCTACGAAGCACCACTGGGGGAGTTGGTCCAGGCGACCACCAAGCACCCCAAGGGCAGCCCGGACAAACTCTCGGCGATGACTCGCAGCCGGCTCCGGCGCCAGGCACGCAGCCTGCTCCGGCCCGGTGCGCCACCCCCCGACCTCGGAGACCGACTCACGCACGCCCGGGACGAACGCTCGGAGTGGGAGAGTCTCGCCGGGCGTGCGGCCCGACCCGCGGCCCCGCGAGGATGGGAGGACGCCGCCGAGGAGTATGCCGGCATCCACCGCGATCTGACGTGGCTGGGTGAGGTGCTGCGCACGACTCCTCAGGGCCAGGACCTGGAGACCACCCACCTGGACCTGCTGCTGGAGCGGCTGATCCGGCTCGATGCCCAGTCCGACCGGCTCCCGGTGGTCGCCGAGGTCCATGGGGACCTCCAGCCTCTGCGTGATCGTGGACTCGGCCGCCTCGTCGACGACCTGGCGCACCGCCGAGTCGCCGAGCAGCACGTGGAGGCGGAGGCCGATCTCGTCTTCTGGGCCTCCGTGCACGATCAGATTGCCACCCGAGAGGGCATGGCCACCAGCGCCGACCTGCGTGCGGCACTGGCTGAGCTGGACTCGCAGGAACAGGCCCGGACCCGGAGTGCCCGAGACACCGTCCTGACCGTGACTCGTCAGCGACTGGACGCCGCGCTGGCAGCCCACCCCGCGCAGGAGCAGGCGCTGCGCGACCTGGTCGACGCCGGACCACCGCTGCGGATGATTGACCTGCTCGCCGCGGCACCGGATCTCGTGCGGTCGCTGCGACCATGCTGGGTGGCGAGCCCGCTGACCGTCCCGGCGACGATCCCCGTCGACATCGTGTTCGACCTCCTGGTCATCGACGAGGCCCAGCGGATCCCGGTCGCTCATGCCGTGCCGTCCCTCGCGCGGGCTGACGTGGTGCTCCTGGTGGGAGACTCCGACGGGCTGACCGGCCTGCCGTTCGTGGGTGTGGTCGACGAGCATGCCGCGCCAGTCGGAGCTGTGAGCGAGAGCGTGTTCGCCGCGTCGTCGAAGGTCCTGCCGGTGCGTCACCTGGACAACCACTACCGGTCCATGGACCAGCGGATGCTGCCGCGGCGCACGGTGCACACCCCACACGGTTTTCCGGGGGTGCTGCTCTCCTCCGGCATCAGTGTTGTCGAGGCTCCGGGGACCGAGGCACGGGTGGCTGCCGTCGTCGACCTGATCGTGGATCATGCACGCCGCGGCCCGAGCCTCTCGCTCGGTGTCGTGGTGGCTGACGACGACATGGTGATCGAGGTGGAGCAGGTGCTGCGGGCCCGGATCGCCGAGGAGTCGGACCTGATCGGCTCCTTTCGCGAGGATGTCGCCGAGCCATTCCTGCTCAGCACCCCGCACCGCGCTGCCGGGGATGTGCGGGATCGGATGATCCTGGTGCTGGGGGGCGAGGACGATCTGAGTGACGCTGCGGCCATCGCTGTCCTGAGCTCGGCACGCCGCTCAGTCGTCATCGTGCAGGGTGATCCGCCTGCTGGGTCGCAGGACGCTGGCGTGCTGCAGGAGGCGGTCCTTGCTGCGGCTGCGCCCCCGGATCAGGCGACGGAGGGAACGGGAGAGTCAGCGCTGCTGACGGACCTGGCCACCCGGCTGGCCGCAGAGGACCTGACCGTGCGGATCGGCTACGGCAGTGGGCCGCACCGCATCGAGCTCGTGGTCGACGATCCCGACATGCCTGGGCGACCGCTGCTGGCCGTGGACACCGATGCGCGTCCAGACCCGCACGGCCCCGACGCAGATCGGATCCGCACCCGCTCCGTGCACCTGAGGGCGCTGGGCTGGACGCCGGTGCGAGTGTGGACGACGGATGTCTTCCGCGACCCGGCGCAGGAGGTCGCGCGGATCGTCGCCGCAGCCCGCAAGGCCTCGGCGGAACGACACCGATGA
- a CDS encoding AlbA family DNA-binding domain-containing protein, with amino-acid sequence MTFTALHRYLGDRPGPLTDDMIERAISQGLRETDDLDWKSELPPLGTIPNSDFPKDIAAMANSGGGTLVFGVTEHQKAAVGRKDTRELSENYERGLRSAVVTAISPPIFGLDVVQLGEPGNQCVVVGSRRASTART; translated from the coding sequence GTGACGTTCACAGCACTCCACCGTTACCTCGGCGATCGACCCGGCCCGCTCACCGACGACATGATCGAGCGTGCCATCTCACAGGGGCTCCGCGAGACAGATGACCTGGACTGGAAGTCCGAGCTGCCACCACTCGGGACAATCCCGAACTCGGACTTTCCCAAGGACATTGCCGCCATGGCCAACAGCGGTGGCGGCACCCTGGTCTTCGGCGTCACCGAGCATCAGAAGGCAGCCGTCGGGCGCAAGGACACCAGGGAGCTGAGCGAGAACTACGAGCGGGGTCTGCGCAGTGCGGTCGTGACAGCGATCAGCCCGCCGATCTTCGGGCTCGACGTCGTCCAGCTCGGAGAGCCCGGCAACCAGTGCGTGGTCGTCGGATCCCGCCGAGCGTCGACGGCCCGCACTTGA
- a CDS encoding DUF2891 family protein — protein sequence MPGLGEGAHAHLLEPPSVLDTTDGQGAHLLGLSLSRAWQLRTLARSLGGGGGGAGAPTYCTGLLTPRWRPCCPRWRGLHGDPLAGELPAPGAAVG from the coding sequence CTGCCCGGCCTCGGCGAGGGCGCCCACGCCCACCTGCTCGAGCCGCCCTCGGTCCTGGACACGACCGACGGTCAGGGCGCCCACCTGCTTGGCCTGTCCCTCTCCCGCGCCTGGCAGCTCCGCACTCTGGCGAGGTCGCTGGGGGGGGGGGGGGGGGGGGCCGGCGCGCCGACATACTGCACCGGTCTGCTGACGCCCAGGTGGCGGCCGTGCTGCCCCAGGTGGCGGGGACTTCATGGCGACCCACTGGCTGGTGAGCTTCCTGCTCCTGGCGCAGCGGTGGGATAA
- a CDS encoding MFS transporter: MIQTVSFSIRPAATYEGLELGIPPALLGSLSAAYAVAPLLLALSVGRAVDRLGERIVLTCGGALLLLTCLVMLLGPSGFGWLVASLALLGVAHLMSVVGEQTAVAHLGEGRTDAAFGRYTFASSAGQMLGPLAISIAGGSQSRPDIGPVLILGTVLAAAATVLSLFIKGGPRLPEVNRSRGTGFGLLRDARLRGAVITSGVVMASVDITLVFLPALGDERNLPAALVGTALAVRAAASMTVRLTVWRLVAWLGRGVTIAAGMTLAAAGLVAIAAIDSPTALMLGAGAVGAGLGVCQPLTMSLVADLAPPGRRGVAMTLRIFGNRLGLVIIPSAVGVAATGAGAPAVLVSTGLLLGVATLLARRST, translated from the coding sequence TTGATTCAGACCGTCAGCTTCTCCATTCGACCCGCTGCCACCTACGAGGGCCTTGAGCTAGGAATACCGCCAGCGCTGCTGGGAAGCCTCTCCGCCGCCTATGCTGTTGCACCCTTGCTCTTGGCCCTCTCGGTGGGGCGGGCAGTGGATCGTCTTGGCGAACGTATCGTCCTGACATGCGGGGGTGCACTGCTCCTGCTGACGTGTCTTGTCATGCTGCTCGGACCGTCTGGGTTCGGATGGCTTGTCGCTTCTCTGGCGCTCCTGGGCGTTGCCCATCTCATGTCAGTCGTCGGGGAGCAGACAGCCGTTGCCCACCTTGGCGAAGGACGAACGGACGCGGCCTTTGGTCGTTACACCTTCGCCAGCTCGGCGGGGCAGATGTTGGGGCCGCTCGCCATCTCCATCGCCGGCGGATCTCAGAGCCGCCCTGACATCGGGCCGGTCCTGATCCTGGGAACCGTGTTGGCCGCGGCTGCCACCGTCCTGTCGCTGTTCATCAAGGGCGGGCCACGTCTTCCAGAGGTGAACCGGTCCCGAGGGACGGGCTTCGGGCTCTTGCGAGACGCGAGGCTGCGTGGCGCTGTCATCACCAGTGGCGTCGTCATGGCCTCCGTCGACATCACCCTCGTCTTCCTTCCGGCGCTGGGGGATGAACGCAATCTGCCAGCCGCGTTGGTGGGGACAGCACTTGCCGTCCGGGCAGCCGCCTCGATGACGGTCCGTCTCACAGTATGGCGGCTCGTCGCATGGCTCGGGCGCGGCGTCACCATTGCCGCTGGAATGACACTCGCCGCGGCAGGCCTCGTCGCCATCGCCGCGATCGACTCGCCCACGGCTCTGATGCTCGGCGCCGGTGCAGTGGGTGCAGGCCTGGGGGTCTGCCAACCACTGACCATGTCACTCGTGGCCGATCTTGCGCCGCCGGGGCGCCGGGGCGTGGCCATGACATTACGAATCTTTGGCAACAGGCTCGGGCTCGTCATCATCCCGAGCGCCGTGGGCGTGGCCGCTACCGGAGCCGGCGCCCCGGCCGTCCTGGTGTCAACTGGTCTCCTGCTCGGGGTCGCGACCCTGCTCGCCAGACGCAGCACCTAG
- a CDS encoding tripartite tricarboxylate transporter permease — MDTLNALLDGFQAAFTPTYLLFALLGVVMGTAVGVLPGIGPAMTVALLLPVTFALDPTGSIIMFAGIYYGAMYGGSTTSILLKTPGEASAVMTAIEGNKMARAGRAPQALATAAIGSFVAGTIATAALVLVAPIVVGFAISITPADYFALMLVAFAAVTMVLGASRIRGLASLGLGLLIGLIGIDITTGQDRLTFGVPGLLDGVDVVIVAVGIFAVGEALWIALHLRRKPVDLIEVGRPWMSKEDWQRSWKPWLRGAAIGFPFGAMPAGGAEIPTYLSFVTEKRLSKKPEEFGHGAIEGVAGPEAANNASAAGVLVPLLTLGLPTSATAAVLLAAFQQFGIQPGPLLLESQPALVWTLIASLFIGNTLLLVLNLPLAPVWAKLLKIPRPYLYAGILFFAAIGSYAADGTPIGLYTLFVMGLLGVVMRRYGLSVVPLIIGVILGPRAELQLRRALQLSDGDVSALVASPLSIILYSVLVLAVVAPLIWRWWSRSRQSQDRELVDTHAP, encoded by the coding sequence ATGGATACCCTGAACGCACTGCTTGACGGCTTTCAGGCAGCCTTCACTCCGACCTATCTCCTGTTTGCCCTCCTGGGCGTGGTCATGGGAACCGCGGTTGGGGTGCTTCCGGGGATCGGCCCCGCCATGACGGTCGCGCTGTTGCTGCCGGTCACCTTCGCGCTCGACCCCACCGGATCCATCATCATGTTCGCCGGCATTTACTACGGCGCGATGTACGGCGGATCGACGACGTCGATTCTCTTGAAGACTCCGGGCGAGGCCTCAGCGGTGATGACCGCGATCGAAGGCAACAAGATGGCGCGGGCGGGAAGGGCTCCACAGGCCCTCGCAACCGCAGCCATCGGATCCTTCGTGGCGGGCACCATCGCAACGGCCGCCCTTGTCCTGGTGGCACCAATCGTTGTGGGTTTCGCTATCTCGATCACACCAGCGGACTACTTCGCCCTGATGTTGGTTGCCTTCGCCGCTGTCACGATGGTGCTGGGCGCCTCCAGGATCCGTGGGCTCGCGTCCCTGGGCCTCGGGCTCCTCATCGGCCTGATCGGCATTGACATCACTACGGGGCAGGACAGACTGACCTTCGGGGTGCCCGGACTACTAGACGGCGTTGATGTCGTCATCGTCGCCGTCGGCATCTTCGCGGTGGGTGAAGCCCTCTGGATCGCCTTGCACTTGCGCAGGAAGCCCGTCGACCTCATCGAGGTTGGACGCCCCTGGATGAGCAAGGAGGACTGGCAGCGTTCCTGGAAGCCCTGGCTTCGTGGTGCTGCCATAGGCTTCCCATTTGGGGCCATGCCAGCCGGTGGTGCTGAGATCCCGACGTACCTGTCGTTCGTCACCGAGAAGAGATTGTCCAAGAAGCCGGAGGAGTTCGGCCATGGGGCCATCGAGGGAGTAGCTGGCCCTGAAGCAGCCAACAACGCCTCCGCTGCTGGAGTCCTCGTCCCGCTGCTGACGCTTGGTCTGCCGACGTCAGCAACAGCAGCAGTTCTCCTCGCGGCCTTCCAGCAGTTCGGAATTCAGCCAGGACCGCTGCTGCTCGAGAGCCAGCCCGCCCTCGTCTGGACGCTGATTGCCAGCCTCTTCATCGGCAACACCCTGCTTCTGGTGCTGAACCTGCCGTTGGCGCCCGTGTGGGCCAAGCTGTTGAAGATCCCCAGGCCCTACCTCTACGCAGGCATCCTGTTCTTTGCGGCGATCGGCTCCTACGCGGCGGATGGAACGCCAATCGGCCTCTACACCCTCTTCGTGATGGGCCTGCTCGGCGTGGTGATGCGGCGATACGGCCTGTCCGTCGTGCCCCTGATCATCGGGGTGATCCTCGGACCTCGTGCCGAGCTCCAGCTACGGCGCGCCCTTCAGCTCAGCGACGGCGACGTCTCTGCGCTGGTGGCGTCACCGCTATCGATCATTCTGTACAGCGTGCTGGTGCTCGCCGTGGTGGCGCCTCTGATCTGGCGTTGGTGGTCCCGCAGCAGGCAGAGCCAGGACCGGGAGTTGGTGGACACCCATGCACCGTGA
- a CDS encoding tripartite tricarboxylate transporter TctB family protein, producing MSQVPNAAADRWKGASELGVAALLLACGVVALVDASTLSDNAASRGPLGSAVMPTAVGILLVGCALALTIDVFRGGRGEMDGGEDIDLDSPPAWPAFTAVAGVFLANAVLIETLGWPISGALLFWGSAVALGSRRFLRDIAIALLMSFGSYFLFVEVMRIHLPAGILSGVL from the coding sequence GTGAGCCAGGTGCCGAACGCTGCGGCCGATCGGTGGAAAGGAGCATCAGAACTCGGAGTTGCCGCACTCCTGCTCGCGTGTGGAGTGGTCGCGCTCGTTGACGCCTCGACCCTCAGCGACAATGCGGCCAGCAGGGGGCCACTGGGTTCGGCAGTCATGCCGACCGCGGTTGGGATTCTGCTGGTCGGTTGTGCCCTGGCCCTCACGATTGATGTGTTCCGGGGTGGACGCGGCGAGATGGACGGTGGTGAAGACATTGATCTGGACTCACCACCCGCGTGGCCTGCCTTCACCGCAGTTGCCGGTGTCTTCCTGGCCAACGCCGTCTTGATCGAGACCCTCGGGTGGCCCATATCGGGAGCACTCCTGTTCTGGGGATCTGCTGTGGCACTGGGTAGTCGCAGGTTCCTAAGGGACATCGCGATCGCGCTCCTCATGTCCTTCGGAAGTTACTTCCTCTTCGTCGAGGTCATGAGAATTCACCTGCCGGCCGGAATCCTGTCTGGAGTGCTGTGA
- a CDS encoding Bug family tripartite tricarboxylate transporter substrate binding protein: MKNLSRARMLTMLLAVTLASTACSGGASEDGELTELRYMVPNAAGSGWDMTARTAAAAMEGEGSLNRVDVFNVDGANGTVGLARLVDDDGNGELVMQMGFGLVAATVSQESAITFSDTTPVAKLIDDYLAVTVPADSEFEDLESLIAAWQAEPNLKIGGGSAIGGADHLAPLLIAEANGISRTDVNYVTFGGSGVLPAVLGGQVDFAFTSAADVGELVEAGELRVLATTGPTRYEGLPDVPTLSEAGTEVEVANWRGVVAPPDLEDAEIEALIAAFDEVHASDHWQTAMERNGWIDAYMTGDEFSAYLEDQQAQISVALEGLDS; encoded by the coding sequence ATGAAGAATCTTTCCCGCGCACGCATGTTGACGATGCTGCTCGCCGTCACCCTAGCCAGCACCGCCTGCTCTGGCGGAGCTTCCGAGGACGGTGAGCTGACCGAGCTCCGCTATATGGTCCCCAACGCGGCAGGAAGCGGGTGGGACATGACCGCCCGCACGGCTGCCGCGGCCATGGAAGGCGAAGGGAGCCTGAATCGTGTCGACGTTTTCAACGTGGACGGCGCGAACGGGACGGTCGGCTTGGCGCGCCTCGTCGACGACGACGGCAACGGCGAGCTCGTCATGCAGATGGGGTTCGGGCTGGTCGCGGCAACAGTGTCGCAGGAGTCGGCGATCACCTTCTCAGATACGACTCCCGTTGCGAAGCTGATCGATGACTACCTCGCGGTCACCGTGCCCGCCGACTCGGAGTTCGAGGACCTGGAGAGCCTCATCGCCGCCTGGCAGGCAGAGCCGAACCTGAAGATTGGAGGCGGCTCAGCAATCGGCGGTGCCGATCACCTTGCGCCCCTCCTCATAGCCGAGGCGAACGGCATCTCTCGAACCGACGTCAACTACGTCACGTTCGGGGGCAGCGGGGTACTACCGGCAGTGCTCGGTGGCCAGGTTGACTTTGCCTTCACCAGCGCGGCGGACGTCGGTGAACTCGTTGAGGCCGGCGAACTGCGCGTGCTCGCAACAACGGGCCCGACGCGGTACGAAGGCCTGCCCGACGTGCCGACGCTGTCCGAGGCGGGGACCGAGGTCGAGGTTGCCAACTGGAGGGGTGTTGTGGCACCTCCCGACCTGGAGGACGCGGAGATTGAGGCACTGATCGCCGCCTTCGACGAGGTCCATGCCTCCGATCACTGGCAGACGGCGATGGAGCGAAACGGCTGGATCGACGCCTACATGACAGGCGACGAGTTCAGCGCCTACCTTGAGGACCAGCAGGCTCAGATCAGCGTGGCCCTTGAGGGCCTCGACTCGTGA